A region of Micromonospora sp. WMMD882 DNA encodes the following proteins:
- a CDS encoding SAM-dependent methyltransferase: MTNERRVPPGVDTTHPSIARVYDYYLGGKDNFAVDRQAAQLALQVTPDGQEAGLACRAFLRRSVRYLAEEAGIRQFLDLGSGLPTQGNVHEIAHLTDPDARVVYVDNDPMAVAHGRALLADARTTTVIAADVREPEQILAHPDVRKMIDFDQPVGLLLLAILHHLHDEDDPAGVTRRLLAALPSGSYLAISHFHDPEQAQPEASRRARAVEKVFNETLGTGRWRTRQEIMTFFDGLELVPPGLVPLAEWHPAGETDPHQTDTYHIIAGGVARKP; the protein is encoded by the coding sequence TTGACGAACGAGCGGCGGGTACCACCGGGGGTGGACACCACCCATCCCAGCATCGCCCGGGTGTACGACTACTACCTCGGCGGCAAGGACAACTTCGCGGTCGACCGGCAGGCGGCGCAGTTGGCGTTGCAGGTGACCCCGGACGGTCAGGAGGCCGGTCTGGCCTGCCGGGCCTTCCTCCGCCGGTCGGTCCGTTACCTGGCCGAGGAGGCCGGCATCCGGCAGTTCCTCGACCTCGGCTCGGGGTTGCCCACGCAGGGCAACGTGCACGAGATCGCCCACCTGACCGACCCGGACGCCCGGGTGGTCTACGTGGACAACGACCCGATGGCGGTGGCGCACGGCCGGGCCCTGCTGGCGGACGCCCGGACGACCACCGTGATCGCCGCCGACGTCCGTGAGCCGGAGCAGATCCTGGCCCACCCCGACGTACGGAAGATGATCGACTTCGACCAGCCGGTCGGGTTGCTGCTCCTGGCGATCCTGCACCACCTGCACGACGAGGACGACCCGGCGGGCGTCACCCGACGGCTCCTCGCCGCCCTCCCGTCCGGCAGCTACCTGGCGATCTCGCACTTCCACGACCCGGAGCAGGCGCAGCCCGAGGCGTCCCGGCGGGCGCGCGCGGTGGAGAAGGTCTTCAACGAGACCCTCGGCACCGGCCGGTGGCGCACCCGGCAGGAGATCATGACCTTCTTCGACGGGCTGGAGCTCGTGCCGCCGGGCCTGGTGCCGCTGGCCGAGTGGCACCCGGCCGGCGAGACGGACCCCCACCAGACCGACACGTACCACATCATCGCCGGCGGGGTGGCCCGCAAGCCCTGA
- a CDS encoding cellulose binding domain-containing protein, which yields MRTLLLRRTAVVGLVAVAAFGSATVGLPAAPARAAVAAFEKESEWSSGYVGKITVRNDTSTATNAWRVEFDLPAGTSVGSHWNANLTRVGTRHVFTNLAWNGSLAAGASTSFGWTAAGAAVPQNCLVDGGPCAGGTDPGPDVSPPAVPGNPRTSYTSQTLTLHWDASTDDRGVTGYEIFSNGSRFATTDTSYTMPVPPPMIFTFGIRAVDAAGNSSPFAIVKLGAPQETEPPTAPTNLRLSGPQDGHYRLTWDASRDNYVVAGYRVVQTGAVSAVTQVGGTFAYGAYRGYGTYLFEVRAFDSSGNLSAPTVIGIAVDPPPPLPSPTR from the coding sequence ATGAGAACGTTGCTGCTACGGCGGACGGCCGTGGTCGGTCTGGTGGCGGTGGCGGCCTTCGGCAGCGCGACGGTCGGGCTTCCGGCCGCGCCCGCCCGGGCCGCTGTGGCGGCCTTCGAGAAGGAGAGCGAGTGGTCCTCCGGCTACGTCGGGAAGATCACCGTACGTAACGACACGTCGACCGCGACGAACGCCTGGCGGGTGGAGTTCGACCTGCCCGCCGGCACCAGCGTCGGCAGCCACTGGAACGCGAACCTGACCCGGGTGGGCACCCGGCACGTCTTCACCAACCTGGCGTGGAACGGCAGCCTCGCCGCCGGAGCGTCGACCAGCTTCGGCTGGACCGCCGCCGGCGCCGCCGTCCCGCAGAACTGCCTGGTCGACGGCGGGCCGTGCGCCGGCGGCACCGACCCCGGCCCGGACGTCAGCCCGCCCGCCGTCCCGGGGAACCCGCGCACCAGCTACACCAGCCAGACGCTCACCCTGCACTGGGACGCCTCGACCGACGACCGGGGCGTGACCGGCTACGAGATCTTCTCCAACGGCAGCCGGTTCGCCACCACCGACACCAGCTACACGATGCCGGTCCCCCCGCCGATGATCTTCACCTTCGGCATCCGGGCGGTCGACGCCGCCGGCAACTCGTCCCCGTTCGCGATCGTCAAGCTCGGCGCGCCGCAGGAGACCGAGCCGCCGACCGCGCCGACCAACCTGCGGCTCAGCGGCCCCCAGGACGGCCACTACCGCCTCACCTGGGACGCCTCGCGGGACAACTACGTCGTCGCCGGGTACCGGGTCGTCCAGACCGGCGCCGTCTCGGCGGTCACCCAGGTCGGCGGCACCTTCGCGTACGGGGCGTACCGGGGGTACGGGACGTACCTGTTCGAGGTGCGGGCGTTCGACAGCTCGGGGAACCTCTCCGCGCCGACGGTCATCGGCATCGCCGTCGACCCGCCGCCGCCGCTGCCCAGCCCGACCCGGTGA
- a CDS encoding CHAT domain-containing protein produces MPGRRPPRTSYGYLAPPGAVVVGWECRRDGCGTGDVPAPRWWPHPCAVCHRPADPVFDQPWAHQAEGHKHRHDLASPDWRRRTVAELRLPVWAYRDAWFRGDRPAAEAAWRSFWQTRRRQRDRGEDWYAVTATGMILTNAATFGDLDRAARKLLAWHPLVETRDVENDNEQRTEARVFVAVCIEWLVNEASVGHAREAAVNAAMRDVADRIRDVLNPAHHEGFRRIREQRALRHSRTVIADNRRSDAVIRGGLPTAGLPGVAVEALTALTVHDDPGPLDALVGRLPAAGETSDLRRLLLAHRHAAAGELPAALAALETATETRDDPLRPGLGPQLYATLGMLRVLADPAALNAGIADCRAGRRLGLRWWRRATAADASLARLLLWRALRADRPAGRREADVREAVRLARRRCRPWHHPGAEDQVVRHDALATRDALSGQRPIADRHRAWMRAVDAPRSTTERARLAAAWAEWAVGTGDQELAADAYQHLVGLVPLDAAARYGPGAKQRVLAAAQEHTEEAGYWLARAGRYREAAVALETGRAVGLSEVTGRDGTAVVERLRAAGRAELAEAYRNALAELDEQERTPGPRLRRAWTQARTVAREVAAVTGVDPLALDVTYDDVTAVTGDGAIVYLAAARGGGYALVVAARHDPQLVMLPTFDRARVAGLVDTLLPGPGDGDSNGDAPGDGDGAPRGGDNQGGGGREGGRGRGVARDLAPMRPWVDPLTAVLGELWEHCLRDLLLGFARGRTVTLVPVGLLSMLPLHAAGRATGLGDGHPDWWHAGDHSAIRYAPNARGLRRCRETARDLSAGPDRLLAVDVPGGAGAEAYLWHVARETTEVTRRWSPDGTLRHDCTWAEFRDAAEEHTVWHLACHGSARPRAILDSRLYFADREVTLGELRQALRPGRRRLAVLSACETNLTATALPNEVLGLPSALLQVGFAGVVASSWRVDDLATAYLMTAFHQQWRGGGHEPALALNLAQRWLRTATPADLTGLLPGTVPGGDGGPCPYRDPRYWAAFAYTGA; encoded by the coding sequence GTGCCCGGCCGTCGCCCGCCCCGCACCTCCTACGGCTATCTCGCGCCGCCGGGGGCCGTGGTGGTGGGCTGGGAGTGCCGACGCGACGGCTGCGGCACCGGGGATGTTCCCGCGCCCCGGTGGTGGCCGCACCCGTGCGCGGTGTGCCACCGTCCGGCCGATCCGGTGTTCGACCAGCCCTGGGCGCACCAGGCCGAGGGGCACAAGCACCGGCACGACCTGGCCTCCCCCGACTGGCGTCGCCGTACCGTCGCCGAGTTGCGTCTGCCCGTGTGGGCGTACCGGGACGCCTGGTTCCGGGGCGACCGGCCGGCGGCGGAGGCCGCCTGGCGGTCCTTCTGGCAGACCCGACGACGGCAACGGGACCGCGGCGAGGACTGGTACGCCGTGACCGCGACGGGCATGATCCTGACGAACGCGGCGACCTTCGGCGACCTCGACCGCGCGGCGCGGAAGCTGCTGGCATGGCACCCGCTCGTCGAGACCCGGGACGTCGAGAACGACAACGAGCAGCGTACCGAGGCCCGCGTCTTCGTGGCGGTGTGCATCGAGTGGTTGGTGAACGAGGCATCGGTCGGTCACGCCCGGGAGGCGGCGGTAAACGCCGCCATGCGGGACGTCGCGGACCGGATCCGGGACGTCCTCAACCCCGCCCACCACGAGGGGTTCCGGCGGATCCGTGAGCAGCGCGCGCTGCGCCACTCGCGGACGGTGATCGCCGACAACCGCCGGTCGGACGCCGTGATCCGGGGCGGTCTGCCGACCGCCGGCCTGCCGGGCGTCGCCGTCGAGGCGCTCACCGCCCTGACGGTGCACGACGATCCGGGTCCGCTCGACGCGCTGGTCGGCCGGTTGCCCGCGGCCGGGGAGACGTCGGACCTGCGGCGTCTGCTGCTCGCCCACCGCCACGCGGCGGCCGGGGAGCTGCCGGCCGCCCTGGCCGCGTTGGAGACGGCCACCGAGACGAGGGACGATCCGCTCCGGCCAGGGCTGGGGCCGCAACTGTACGCCACCCTCGGCATGCTCCGGGTGCTCGCCGACCCGGCGGCGCTGAACGCGGGGATCGCGGACTGCCGCGCCGGGCGGCGACTCGGGCTGCGCTGGTGGCGACGGGCCACCGCCGCCGACGCCAGCCTGGCCCGGTTGCTGCTGTGGCGGGCGCTGCGTGCCGACCGTCCCGCCGGCCGGCGGGAGGCCGACGTGCGGGAGGCGGTGCGGTTGGCCCGCCGGCGGTGCCGCCCCTGGCACCACCCGGGCGCGGAGGACCAGGTGGTCCGGCACGACGCGCTGGCAACCCGGGACGCGCTGAGCGGGCAGCGCCCGATCGCCGACCGGCACCGGGCCTGGATGCGGGCGGTCGATGCGCCACGGAGCACCACCGAGCGGGCCCGGTTGGCCGCCGCCTGGGCGGAGTGGGCGGTCGGCACCGGTGACCAGGAACTGGCGGCCGACGCGTACCAGCACCTGGTGGGTCTGGTGCCGCTGGACGCCGCCGCGCGGTACGGGCCCGGCGCGAAGCAGCGGGTGCTCGCCGCCGCCCAGGAGCACACCGAGGAGGCCGGGTACTGGCTGGCCCGGGCCGGGCGGTACCGGGAGGCGGCCGTCGCCCTGGAGACCGGCCGGGCGGTGGGGCTCAGCGAGGTGACCGGGCGGGACGGCACCGCCGTGGTGGAGCGGCTGCGGGCCGCCGGGCGGGCCGAGCTGGCCGAGGCGTACCGGAACGCGCTTGCCGAACTCGACGAGCAGGAACGGACCCCGGGGCCCCGCCTGCGACGGGCCTGGACGCAGGCGCGGACGGTCGCCCGGGAGGTGGCCGCGGTGACCGGCGTCGACCCGCTCGCGCTCGACGTCACGTACGACGACGTGACCGCGGTGACCGGCGACGGCGCGATCGTCTACCTCGCCGCGGCCCGGGGCGGCGGGTACGCCCTCGTCGTCGCCGCCCGGCACGACCCGCAGCTGGTCATGCTGCCCACGTTCGACCGGGCCCGGGTCGCCGGGCTCGTCGACACGCTGCTTCCCGGCCCTGGTGACGGCGACAGCAACGGCGACGCACCTGGTGACGGCGACGGCGCTCCGCGCGGCGGCGACAACCAGGGTGGTGGCGGGCGGGAGGGGGGACGTGGCCGGGGCGTGGCACGCGACCTCGCGCCGATGCGTCCCTGGGTCGATCCGCTGACCGCCGTGCTCGGCGAGCTGTGGGAGCACTGCCTGCGGGACCTGCTGCTGGGCTTCGCCCGGGGTCGGACGGTGACCCTGGTGCCGGTCGGGTTGCTGAGCATGTTGCCGTTGCACGCCGCCGGCCGGGCGACCGGGCTCGGCGACGGCCATCCCGACTGGTGGCACGCGGGGGACCACTCGGCGATCCGGTACGCGCCGAACGCCCGGGGCCTGCGCCGCTGCCGGGAGACGGCGCGGGACCTGTCGGCCGGGCCCGACCGGCTGCTCGCCGTCGACGTGCCCGGGGGCGCGGGGGCGGAGGCGTACCTGTGGCACGTCGCCCGGGAGACGACCGAGGTGACCCGTAGGTGGAGTCCGGACGGGACCCTCCGGCACGACTGCACCTGGGCCGAGTTCCGGGACGCCGCCGAGGAGCACACCGTCTGGCACCTGGCCTGTCACGGTTCGGCGAGGCCCCGGGCCATCCTGGACAGTCGGCTGTACTTCGCCGACCGGGAGGTCACCCTGGGCGAGTTGCGGCAGGCGCTGCGACCGGGCCGTCGACGTCTGGCGGTGCTCTCCGCCTGCGAGACCAACCTGACCGCGACGGCGTTGCCGAACGAGGTGCTCGGGCTGCCGTCCGCGCTGTTGCAGGTCGGCTTCGCCGGGGTGGTCGCCAGCTCCTGGCGGGTCGACGACCTGGCTACCGCGTACCTGATGACCGCGTTCCACCAGCAGTGGCGCGGAGGCGGCCACGAGCCGGCCCTCGCGTTGAATTTGGCGCAACGCTGGTTGCGGACCGCGACCCCGGCCGACCTGACCGGGCTGCTGCCGGGCACCGTCCCGGGCGGTGACGGTGGACCGTGCCCCTACCGGGACCCGCGCTACTGGGCAGCGTTCGCCTACACCGGGGCGTGA
- a CDS encoding HSP90 family protein has protein sequence MDHTFQVDLRGVVDLLSHHLYGSPRVYVRELMQNAVDAITARRAVEPDAPALVRIEPPELTGDGTLRVHDTGIGLTEAQVHELLATIGRSSKRDELGFSRHEFLGQFGIGLLSCFLVADEIRVLTRHGDQPTVRWTGHSDGRYTVEPAPPGAGRGEPGTTVTLVPRRDSGQWLSTPTVTGLARLFGALLPVTVRVGDVVTSAGPPPWPTRPGEPLDRPALVRYARETFGFDPFDVLPLSVPAAGLTGVAFVRPDAVNPAARAGHRVHLKRMLLTEHAEGLLPEWAFFVQCAVDTSELRPTASRESLYEDSLLAATREALGDQVRGWLVRLAKHDPRRLARFLQAHHLGVKALALHDDEMLRLVDQWWPMDTNVGTLTLAEFRQRHGLVRYAASLDEFRQLAAVAAAQDLAVVNAGYTYDTELIERLPTVDRSVLVERLEPSDLTTRFDALDPATELALRPFRAAAQRALERTGCEVVIRAYDPVSLPALYLVSRSAAFHDQLTASRDRADELWGGVLDALAASAPPDRPQLVLNHRNPLVRRVTALTDPELVGLAVEALYGQALLLGHHPIRAADAALLNSSFLGLLGRAVPGRE, from the coding sequence TTGGATCACACCTTCCAGGTCGACCTCCGTGGCGTGGTCGACCTGCTCAGTCATCACCTTTACGGCAGCCCACGGGTGTACGTGCGGGAGCTGATGCAGAACGCGGTGGACGCGATCACCGCCCGGCGCGCGGTCGAGCCCGACGCCCCCGCGCTGGTCCGCATCGAGCCACCCGAGCTGACCGGTGACGGGACGCTGCGGGTGCACGACACCGGCATCGGCCTCACCGAGGCGCAGGTGCACGAGCTGCTGGCCACCATCGGTCGCAGCTCCAAACGGGACGAGCTGGGCTTCTCCCGCCACGAGTTCCTCGGCCAGTTCGGCATCGGCCTGCTCTCCTGCTTCCTGGTGGCCGACGAGATCCGGGTGCTGACCCGGCACGGCGACCAGCCCACCGTGCGCTGGACGGGGCACTCCGACGGCCGCTACACCGTCGAGCCGGCCCCGCCGGGCGCCGGCCGCGGCGAGCCGGGCACCACCGTCACGCTGGTGCCTCGGCGCGACTCCGGGCAGTGGCTCAGCACGCCGACCGTCACCGGGCTGGCCCGGCTCTTCGGCGCGCTGCTGCCGGTCACCGTCCGGGTCGGCGACGTGGTCACCAGCGCCGGTCCGCCGCCCTGGCCGACCCGCCCCGGCGAGCCGCTGGACCGTCCCGCCCTGGTCCGGTACGCGCGGGAGACGTTCGGCTTCGACCCGTTCGACGTGCTGCCGCTGTCGGTGCCGGCGGCCGGGTTGACCGGGGTGGCGTTCGTCCGGCCCGACGCGGTGAACCCGGCGGCCCGGGCCGGTCACCGGGTGCACCTCAAACGGATGCTGCTCACCGAGCACGCCGAGGGGCTGCTGCCGGAGTGGGCGTTCTTCGTGCAGTGCGCGGTGGACACCAGCGAGCTGCGGCCGACCGCCAGCCGGGAGTCGCTCTACGAGGACAGCCTGCTCGCCGCCACCCGGGAGGCGCTCGGCGACCAGGTGCGTGGCTGGCTGGTGCGGTTGGCGAAACACGATCCGCGCCGGTTGGCCCGGTTCCTCCAGGCGCACCACCTCGGCGTGAAGGCGCTGGCGTTGCACGACGACGAGATGCTCCGGCTGGTCGACCAGTGGTGGCCGATGGACACCAACGTCGGCACGCTGACCCTGGCCGAGTTCCGGCAGCGGCACGGGCTGGTCCGGTACGCCGCCAGTCTGGACGAGTTCCGCCAGTTGGCCGCGGTCGCCGCCGCGCAGGACCTGGCGGTGGTCAACGCCGGCTACACGTACGACACCGAGCTGATCGAGCGACTGCCCACGGTGGACCGGTCGGTGCTCGTCGAGCGGCTGGAGCCGAGCGACCTGACCACCCGTTTCGACGCCCTCGACCCGGCGACCGAGCTGGCCCTGCGGCCGTTCCGCGCCGCCGCCCAACGCGCTCTGGAGCGGACCGGCTGCGAGGTGGTGATCCGGGCGTACGACCCGGTGTCGCTGCCGGCGCTCTACCTGGTCAGCCGGTCGGCGGCGTTCCACGACCAGCTCACCGCCAGCCGGGACCGGGCCGACGAGCTGTGGGGCGGGGTGCTCGACGCGCTGGCCGCGTCCGCCCCGCCGGACCGCCCGCAACTGGTGCTCAACCACCGCAACCCGCTGGTCCGCCGGGTCACCGCGCTCACCGACCCGGAGCTGGTCGGGCTCGCCGTCGAGGCCCTGTACGGGCAGGCGCTGCTGCTCGGGCACCATCCGATCCGCGCGGCCGACGCCGCGCTGCTGAACAGTTCCTTCCTCGGCCTGCTCGGCCGGGCCGTACCGGGACGGGAGTGA
- a CDS encoding CHAT domain-containing tetratricopeptide repeat protein — MAERAVAGAGPAQRALDAVQRYPREAITLARQVLAGPAEAAERSTAERAIGLALRELNDLPGALRHLRRAVRAADDPRLRALARMSLGYVLANAGRTTAALRAVTLALPLLTGADAGRARMQRGVVLHYRGRFDEAVRDYDVAVEIAQREGDLLLEARARNNRGLLNAHRGSGRGPDDDLHRAAAAFGRLGLDLAAADARWNSGIATGQRGDVAGALRCFATVDAEYRRLAVPRPALLLDRFELLLSVPLIDEAVGVAADAVAELRRRGMASDLAEALLAQARAALLAGDLATATEAAAAARTRFRRQGRRTWATFARHVELRAGYARGDRSPALLAAMARTADQLDATGWPGPALTTRIEAARLAVALGRAGRATELLTVAAAARRRGTAPRRAQGWHALALRLRLDGDLPGATRALRRGLAVLDGHRASLGATELRAHSGAYGHELAAEGLDIAVRRGAAHQVLAWAERWRANALRMRPVSPPSDPGLATALAELRMVSAALEDALLTGHPAQALRRSQARLEQRIRELTRGVAGGPGTAVTGRTDGPPAPPRVSALSAALGDAVLLELVAHGSRLRAVLVRDGRATLHDLGSLDGAVRVARLHRFGLRRLVTTGDGVDARAGVAHTAAALDAQLFDPVRPLLGDRPLVLAPIGALHAVPWSGLPTCAGRAVTVAPSATAWLRAARRESPAGPPVLVAGPRLPAAETEVRQLGAVLPGSRSFLGADATADAVTGALNGAGMAHIAAHGRFRADNPLFSTLELADGPLTAYELERLTSPPGCVVLSACDSGRSGVRPGDEVMGFSAVLLALGARSLIATVLPVPADLTTTLMLDLQRRMRAGAGPAVALAGAQRAFAAGPDAGAEHATAAAFVCFGAG; from the coding sequence ATGGCCGAGCGCGCCGTTGCCGGTGCCGGCCCCGCCCAGCGGGCTCTGGACGCCGTCCAGCGTTATCCGCGTGAGGCGATCACCCTGGCCCGTCAGGTGCTCGCCGGCCCGGCGGAGGCCGCCGAGCGGTCCACCGCGGAACGCGCGATCGGCCTGGCCCTGCGGGAGCTCAACGACCTGCCGGGCGCGTTGCGGCACCTGCGCCGGGCGGTGCGGGCCGCCGACGATCCCCGGCTGCGGGCGCTGGCCCGGATGAGTCTCGGGTACGTGCTCGCCAACGCCGGCCGCACCACCGCCGCGCTGCGCGCGGTGACCCTGGCCCTGCCCCTGCTGACCGGGGCGGACGCGGGGCGGGCCCGGATGCAGCGGGGCGTGGTGCTGCACTACCGGGGCCGCTTCGACGAGGCGGTCCGGGACTACGACGTCGCGGTGGAGATCGCCCAACGCGAGGGTGACCTGCTGCTGGAGGCGCGGGCCCGCAACAACCGGGGGCTGCTCAACGCGCACCGGGGGTCCGGGCGGGGCCCCGACGACGACCTGCACCGGGCAGCCGCCGCGTTCGGTCGGCTCGGGCTGGACCTGGCCGCCGCCGACGCCCGCTGGAACAGCGGCATCGCCACCGGCCAGCGTGGGGACGTGGCCGGGGCGTTGCGCTGCTTCGCGACCGTCGACGCCGAGTACCGTCGGCTCGCGGTGCCCCGGCCGGCGCTGCTGCTGGACCGCTTCGAGCTGCTGCTGTCGGTGCCGCTGATCGACGAGGCGGTCGGGGTGGCCGCCGACGCCGTCGCCGAGCTGCGCCGCCGGGGCATGGCCTCGGACCTGGCCGAGGCGCTGCTGGCGCAGGCCCGGGCGGCGTTGCTCGCCGGTGACCTGGCCACCGCCACCGAGGCCGCCGCCGCGGCCCGGACCCGGTTCCGCCGGCAGGGCCGCCGCACCTGGGCCACCTTCGCCCGGCACGTCGAGCTGCGCGCCGGGTACGCCCGGGGGGACCGGTCGCCGGCCCTGCTCGCCGCGATGGCGCGTACCGCCGACCAGCTCGACGCGACCGGCTGGCCCGGACCGGCGTTGACCACCCGGATCGAGGCGGCCCGGCTGGCCGTCGCGCTGGGCCGGGCCGGGCGGGCCACCGAGCTGCTCACCGTGGCGGCGGCGGCCCGGCGGCGGGGCACCGCGCCCCGCCGCGCGCAGGGGTGGCACGCCCTGGCGTTGCGGCTGCGGCTGGACGGCGACCTGCCCGGCGCGACCCGGGCGCTGCGGCGCGGCCTGGCCGTGCTGGACGGGCACCGGGCCTCGCTCGGCGCGACCGAGCTACGCGCGCACAGCGGGGCGTACGGCCACGAGCTGGCCGCCGAGGGGCTGGACATCGCCGTCCGGCGGGGCGCGGCGCACCAGGTGCTGGCCTGGGCGGAACGCTGGCGGGCCAACGCGCTGCGGATGCGGCCGGTGTCCCCGCCGTCGGATCCGGGACTGGCCACCGCCCTGGCCGAGTTGCGGATGGTCAGCGCGGCGCTGGAGGACGCGCTGCTGACCGGGCACCCGGCCCAGGCGTTGCGGCGCAGCCAGGCCCGACTGGAGCAGCGGATCCGGGAGCTGACCCGGGGGGTGGCCGGCGGGCCGGGCACGGCGGTCACCGGCCGGACGGACGGGCCGCCCGCCCCGCCCCGGGTGTCGGCGCTGTCCGCCGCGCTCGGCGACGCCGTGCTGCTGGAGCTGGTCGCCCACGGCAGCCGGTTGCGAGCGGTGCTGGTCCGGGACGGCCGGGCCACGCTGCACGACCTGGGGTCGCTGGACGGGGCGGTACGGGTCGCCCGGCTGCACCGGTTCGGGTTGCGCCGGCTGGTCACCACCGGTGACGGCGTGGACGCCCGGGCCGGGGTCGCGCACACCGCCGCCGCCCTGGACGCGCAGCTCTTCGACCCGGTACGCCCGCTGCTCGGCGACCGTCCCCTGGTGCTCGCGCCGATCGGCGCGCTGCACGCCGTACCGTGGTCGGGTCTGCCGACCTGCGCGGGCCGGGCGGTGACCGTGGCGCCCTCGGCGACGGCCTGGCTGCGCGCCGCGCGCCGGGAGTCGCCGGCCGGGCCGCCGGTGCTGGTGGCCGGGCCCCGGCTGCCCGCGGCCGAGACCGAGGTACGTCAGCTCGGCGCGGTCCTGCCCGGTTCCCGCTCGTTCCTGGGGGCCGACGCCACCGCCGACGCGGTGACCGGGGCGTTGAACGGGGCCGGGATGGCGCACATCGCCGCGCACGGCCGGTTCCGGGCGGACAATCCGCTCTTCTCCACGCTGGAGCTGGCCGACGGGCCGTTGACCGCGTACGAGTTGGAGCGGCTGACCAGCCCGCCGGGCTGCGTGGTGCTGTCGGCGTGCGACTCGGGCCGTTCCGGGGTGCGGCCCGGCGACGAGGTGATGGGGTTCAGCGCCGTGCTGCTGGCGTTGGGCGCCCGCAGTCTGATCGCGACGGTGCTGCCGGTGCCGGCCGACCTGACCACCACGCTGATGCTGGACCTGCAACGGCGGATGCGGGCCGGGGCGGGGCCGGCGGTGGCGCTCGCCGGGGCCCAGCGGGCGTTCGCGGCCGGGCCGGACGCGGGGGCCGAGCACGCGACCGCCGCGGCGTTCGTCTGTTTCGGCGCGGGCTGA
- a CDS encoding S8 family serine peptidase, which produces MSPDRTAPRPPGRVSRRRLVGWSAMAAAALPLGGAGRAVAATTREPVAASTADPVAVTTADRPGATGADPIEASYQQAFQQAVAADQTVRQHTVRGREFLYRARQLLVAPADFPRVLTVLRSWGHPVTEGVGFAGVRRLLFTQETDVPAVVTKLRSPQQWPGQPVPLVQPHHVLVGFGNIMGNPGAPPLAAPALPAPDPTRLGEGAGVTVGVCDTGIWRRAGAVHPQWLGGSYLPETDDEDPLYVSGNLLALQGGHGTFVAGVVRQAAPGVRFDPEAALSPTGVGDEQTLTAALARLGTGTAIVNLSLGYFTQDDLPPLPVANALAGLRPPVAVVAAAGNAGSARKSWPAALDGVLAVAAVTRDGAALTPAAYSSFGSWVDVCAIGDHVSTYVDGELRLPGQPALLFNGFAAWSGTSFATAHVSGRLAALMTSTGLGPVAARDALAAGPRWHPDYGVLVG; this is translated from the coding sequence GTGTCGCCTGACCGCACCGCGCCACGTCCGCCTGGCCGGGTCTCTCGTCGCCGCCTCGTCGGCTGGTCCGCGATGGCCGCCGCCGCCCTGCCGCTCGGCGGGGCCGGGCGCGCGGTCGCCGCCACCACCCGCGAACCGGTCGCCGCCAGCACGGCGGACCCGGTCGCCGTCACGACGGCGGACCGTCCCGGGGCGACCGGCGCGGACCCGATCGAGGCGAGCTACCAGCAGGCGTTCCAGCAGGCGGTCGCCGCCGACCAGACCGTCCGCCAGCACACCGTACGCGGCCGGGAGTTCCTCTACCGCGCCCGGCAGCTCCTGGTGGCCCCGGCGGACTTCCCGCGGGTGCTGACCGTGCTGCGCTCCTGGGGCCACCCCGTCACCGAGGGCGTCGGCTTCGCCGGGGTGCGCCGGCTGCTCTTCACCCAGGAGACCGACGTCCCCGCCGTGGTGACCAAGCTCCGCAGCCCGCAGCAGTGGCCCGGCCAGCCGGTCCCCCTGGTGCAGCCGCACCACGTGCTCGTCGGCTTCGGCAACATCATGGGCAACCCGGGCGCGCCGCCCCTGGCCGCCCCGGCCCTGCCGGCCCCCGACCCGACCCGGCTCGGCGAGGGCGCCGGAGTGACCGTGGGCGTCTGCGACACCGGCATCTGGCGACGGGCCGGCGCCGTCCACCCGCAGTGGCTGGGCGGCAGCTACCTGCCCGAGACCGACGACGAGGACCCGCTCTACGTCAGCGGCAACCTGCTCGCCCTCCAGGGCGGCCACGGCACCTTCGTCGCCGGAGTCGTCCGGCAGGCCGCGCCCGGCGTCCGGTTCGACCCCGAGGCCGCGCTGAGCCCGACCGGCGTCGGCGACGAGCAGACCCTGACCGCCGCGCTGGCCCGCCTCGGCACGGGTACGGCGATCGTCAACCTCTCGCTGGGCTACTTCACGCAGGACGACCTCCCCCCGCTGCCGGTGGCCAACGCCCTTGCCGGGCTGCGCCCCCCGGTCGCCGTGGTCGCCGCCGCCGGCAACGCCGGCAGCGCCCGCAAGTCCTGGCCGGCCGCGCTGGACGGCGTCCTGGCCGTCGCGGCGGTGACCCGGGACGGCGCCGCCCTCACGCCCGCCGCCTACAGCAGCTTCGGCTCCTGGGTGGACGTCTGCGCCATCGGTGACCATGTCAGCACCTACGTCGACGGAGAGCTGCGGCTGCCCGGCCAGCCGGCCCTGCTGTTCAACGGGTTCGCGGCCTGGAGCGGCACCTCCTTCGCCACCGCCCACGTCTCCGGCCGGCTCGCCGCGCTGATGACCAGCACCGGCCTGGGCCCGGTCGCGGCCCGGGACGCGTTGGCCGCCGGGCCACGCTGGCACCCCGACTACGGTGTGCTGGTCGGATGA